A window of Akkermansiaceae bacterium contains these coding sequences:
- a CDS encoding PEP-CTERM sorting domain-containing protein, translating into MKTSFKKTCVLMAAASLLGFIDRTDAAVVTYNFGGTFVSSKWNADSSNVTRTPGGPVSGSFSIDTDTMMVSALFVTTEFYSLYGTNQQVMGATYNYGVTAMADDLLGTKPASTYNISGMPSLPVYIGLTTDLTGGTDVDGAGPRGNGSMIMIMDSVPSGTFGVRAFRPYLTLLMEGVDFSSYIPSTLSLDVYEHVYNVNIGNGVAGYSGAQNLTTLTATVVPEPSAIWLLGLGGLVAAFKRSRR; encoded by the coding sequence ATGAAAACATCCTTTAAAAAAACATGTGTCCTGATGGCAGCTGCCTCGCTCCTGGGTTTTATCGACCGGACTGATGCGGCGGTGGTTACGTATAATTTTGGTGGTACTTTTGTCTCGTCGAAATGGAATGCAGACAGCTCCAACGTCACGAGAACGCCAGGCGGGCCAGTTTCGGGTTCCTTTTCAATCGATACAGACACGATGATGGTGAGTGCATTATTTGTCACCACGGAGTTTTACAGCCTGTATGGAACCAATCAACAAGTGATGGGGGCAACCTATAATTATGGTGTCACGGCGATGGCGGACGATTTGTTGGGCACCAAACCAGCAAGCACATATAATATCAGCGGGATGCCGAGTTTGCCTGTCTATATAGGCCTGACAACAGACCTCACAGGAGGAACCGATGTGGATGGTGCAGGCCCCAGGGGAAACGGGTCCATGATCATGATCATGGATAGCGTGCCGTCGGGCACATTTGGTGTGCGCGCATTCCGGCCTTATCTAACCCTGTTGATGGAGGGTGTGGATTTCAGCAGTTATATACCATCAACACTGAGCCTTGATGTTTACGAACACGTATACAACGTCAATATCGGCAATGGTGTAGCCGGATATTCCGGAGCGCAGAACCTGACAACGCTAACAGCAACCGTCGTCCCGGAGCCATCCGCTATTTGGCTGCTCGGACTTGGAGGGCTTGTGGCGGCGTTCAAGCGTTCGCGGCGCTAG
- a CDS encoding alpha-L-fucosidase translates to MILKIHTILTALLLSLATPGLAYEHSVEIKPTDSPETIIEKAARVVPNKAQLNHHLNEFNGFIHFGPNTFTGREWGSGKENAKAFNPPEVDTDQWCRIMKAAGMRKVVITVKHHDGYCTWQTRYNKTFSVHQSPWQNGQGDVLRLLSDSCRKYGLQLGIYISPADLYQIESKDGLYGNLSKYRDSVIPTDPASFKTNPLKQREVDKGLPTFKVKADDYNRYFMNQLYEVLTEYGPIHEVWFDGAHPKRKGGQTYIRDEWFKMIRRLAPEAAIFGGPDVRWCGNEAGRTRASEWNVLPVESMATSGFDRPKDDIGSDPHLTAKTYEVYGKQHQVKHLYYLIAETDVSIRHGWFWRNDSEQKVRDADDVFDMYERSVGGNSVLLLNVPPNNMGKFSARDEATLLEVGKRITSTYGTNLADGASSAANGLFDNNLTTYWQPDGQTGEFTVKLTQARRVNRIVLQENIQSVGQRVREHALDAWLDGTWKEVARATTIGYKRILRFDPVTTDQFRLRVLGSRLQPTIATFSAHYYAPAPMPVSMTRTSDGMVTLATSKKSGLAIHYTLDGSDPTPGSAVYTKPLDLPEGGTVKACSYDGHQLGAVAETRFGISNKGWKILSCSSEHNATFAAAKAIDGDPKTFWHSSWETNQPHPHHLAIDLGRGHTITGVTYLPRQDRPVPDSMVESGTIELSNDGKTWHHAGDFTFGNLVNDPTQRSLVFKKPCRARYLRFTSKTGAQGKPYAGAAEIGVLGK, encoded by the coding sequence ATGATTTTGAAGATTCACACTATTCTGACCGCCCTACTCCTTTCCCTTGCCACACCCGGCCTGGCCTACGAACACTCGGTTGAGATCAAACCGACCGACAGCCCGGAAACCATCATCGAAAAGGCCGCCAGGGTGGTGCCTAACAAAGCGCAGCTCAACCATCACCTCAACGAGTTCAACGGCTTCATCCACTTCGGCCCCAACACCTTCACCGGACGCGAGTGGGGCAGTGGCAAGGAGAACGCCAAGGCATTCAATCCGCCGGAGGTCGACACCGACCAGTGGTGCCGCATCATGAAGGCCGCCGGCATGCGCAAGGTGGTCATCACCGTCAAACACCACGATGGCTACTGCACCTGGCAGACGCGCTATAACAAAACCTTCTCCGTACACCAGTCGCCGTGGCAAAACGGCCAGGGCGATGTACTCCGACTGCTGTCGGACTCCTGTAGAAAATACGGACTCCAGCTCGGTATCTACATCTCCCCCGCCGACCTCTATCAGATCGAAAGCAAGGACGGCCTCTACGGAAACCTGAGCAAGTACCGCGACAGCGTCATCCCCACCGACCCCGCCAGTTTCAAAACCAACCCACTGAAACAACGTGAGGTCGACAAAGGACTGCCGACGTTCAAGGTCAAGGCGGACGACTACAACCGCTACTTCATGAACCAGCTCTACGAGGTGCTCACCGAGTATGGCCCGATCCACGAGGTGTGGTTCGACGGCGCCCACCCGAAACGCAAGGGCGGCCAGACCTACATCCGTGACGAGTGGTTTAAAATGATCCGCAGACTCGCGCCCGAAGCCGCCATCTTCGGTGGTCCGGACGTGCGTTGGTGCGGCAACGAGGCGGGCAGAACCCGGGCCAGCGAGTGGAATGTGCTGCCCGTGGAAAGCATGGCCACCTCCGGCTTCGACCGACCGAAGGACGACATCGGCTCCGATCCACACCTCACCGCCAAAACCTACGAGGTTTACGGCAAGCAGCACCAGGTCAAACACCTCTACTACCTCATCGCGGAAACCGATGTCTCCATCCGCCACGGCTGGTTCTGGCGCAACGACAGCGAGCAGAAGGTCCGCGATGCCGATGACGTCTTCGACATGTATGAACGCTCCGTCGGCGGCAACTCAGTGCTGCTCCTGAACGTACCGCCTAACAACATGGGGAAATTCTCGGCACGCGACGAGGCGACCCTTCTGGAGGTGGGAAAAAGAATCACCTCCACCTACGGCACCAACCTTGCCGATGGCGCCAGCTCGGCGGCAAATGGGCTGTTTGACAACAACCTAACAACCTACTGGCAGCCTGACGGGCAAACCGGTGAATTTACCGTCAAGCTCACCCAAGCCCGGCGGGTCAACCGCATCGTGCTCCAGGAGAACATCCAGTCGGTCGGGCAGCGGGTGCGCGAGCACGCCCTGGATGCATGGCTCGACGGTACTTGGAAAGAGGTCGCCAGGGCCACCACCATCGGCTACAAACGCATCCTTCGTTTTGACCCCGTCACCACGGATCAATTCCGCCTGCGGGTGCTCGGCTCGCGCTTGCAGCCGACCATCGCCACCTTCTCGGCGCACTATTACGCCCCGGCACCCATGCCTGTCAGCATGACGCGCACCAGCGACGGCATGGTGACGCTCGCCACCAGCAAAAAGTCCGGTCTCGCGATCCACTACACCCTGGACGGCAGCGACCCCACCCCCGGGTCCGCCGTTTACACGAAGCCGCTCGACTTACCCGAGGGAGGCACCGTCAAGGCGTGCAGCTATGACGGCCATCAACTTGGTGCCGTCGCAGAAACCCGCTTCGGTATTTCTAACAAGGGATGGAAAATCCTCTCCTGCTCCAGCGAACACAACGCCACCTTCGCCGCCGCCAAGGCCATCGACGGCGACCCGAAAACCTTCTGGCACAGCTCCTGGGAAACCAACCAGCCGCACCCGCACCACCTCGCCATCGACCTCGGCAGGGGGCACACTATCACCGGCGTCACCTACCTGCCCAGGCAAGACCGGCCAGTGCCGGACAGCATGGTGGAAAGCGGCACCATCGAACTGAGCAACGACGGCAAAACCTGGCACCACGCCGGTGACTTCACCTTCGGCAACCTGGTCAACGACCCCACCCAGCGATCCCTGGTCTTCAAAAAGCCCTGCCGCGCCCGCTACCTCCGCTTCACCTCGAAAACCGGCGCCCAGGGCAAACCCTACGCCGGCGCGGCGGAAATCGGGGTGCTCGGAAAATAA
- a CDS encoding alpha-L-fucosidase has product MKQLKTGILVSVMALSSNAAFAQGHEITRYVPETDPAALAKLDQWQDLKFGLMMHWGAYSQWGIVESWSICAEDEGWCVRKSDSDYTRYKKKYEALQTTFNPVKFAPGRWARAAKHAGMKYVVFTTKHHDGYCMFDSKHTDYKITGKQTPFHRHPKANITREIFEAFRAEGMWTGAYFSKPDWHNENYWWPNFATPDRNANYSIKNHPERWEKFVQFTHNQIMELMTDYGKVDILWLDGGWVRKRSDDEIRDAYRNMNPEKPQRVQNQDIRMDELVNKARAKQPGLIVVDRAVPGKNQNYLTPENKVPEKELPYPWESCIIAGESWSWIPDAKYLSARDTIHMLVDIVSKGGNLLLNIAPGPDGALDDDAYTLLSEVGDWMQVNGKGIYGTRAIAPYRDGKVCFLKKGETTRYAIYQLAEGEAAPGEIRFSGLQIPAKATARLLGVDGELQWQSKDGTIRVSLPQQDPPSKLALTLEFSW; this is encoded by the coding sequence ATGAAACAACTCAAGACGGGCATCCTCGTCTCCGTGATGGCGCTTTCCTCCAACGCGGCCTTTGCCCAGGGCCACGAAATCACCCGCTATGTGCCGGAAACCGATCCGGCGGCGCTGGCGAAGCTCGACCAATGGCAGGACCTGAAGTTCGGGCTGATGATGCATTGGGGCGCCTACAGCCAGTGGGGGATTGTGGAATCGTGGTCGATCTGCGCCGAGGACGAGGGCTGGTGTGTTAGAAAGTCAGACTCCGATTACACACGCTACAAAAAGAAATACGAGGCACTGCAAACGACCTTCAACCCGGTGAAATTCGCACCCGGGCGCTGGGCCAGGGCAGCAAAACATGCCGGTATGAAATACGTCGTTTTCACCACCAAACACCACGATGGTTATTGTATGTTTGATAGCAAACACACGGACTATAAAATCACCGGAAAACAGACACCGTTTCATCGCCACCCGAAGGCGAACATCACCAGGGAGATATTCGAGGCCTTCCGTGCCGAGGGTATGTGGACGGGTGCCTATTTCTCCAAACCGGATTGGCATAACGAAAACTACTGGTGGCCCAATTTCGCCACCCCCGACCGCAATGCCAACTACAGCATCAAGAACCACCCGGAGCGCTGGGAGAAGTTTGTCCAGTTCACCCATAACCAGATTATGGAGCTGATGACGGATTACGGCAAAGTCGATATCCTCTGGCTCGACGGCGGCTGGGTGAGAAAACGCAGCGATGACGAGATCCGTGACGCCTATCGAAACATGAATCCCGAAAAACCCCAGCGCGTGCAAAACCAGGACATCCGCATGGACGAGCTGGTCAACAAAGCCCGCGCCAAACAGCCGGGCCTAATCGTGGTCGATCGCGCCGTCCCCGGGAAAAACCAAAACTACCTCACCCCCGAAAACAAGGTCCCCGAAAAAGAGCTGCCCTACCCCTGGGAGTCCTGCATCATCGCCGGCGAAAGCTGGTCATGGATTCCCGACGCCAAATACCTCAGCGCCCGCGACACCATCCACATGCTGGTCGATATCGTCAGCAAGGGTGGCAACCTGCTGCTCAACATCGCACCCGGCCCGGACGGCGCCTTGGACGACGACGCCTACACCCTGCTCAGTGAGGTGGGCGACTGGATGCAGGTCAACGGCAAAGGCATTTACGGGACCCGCGCCATCGCACCCTACCGCGACGGCAAGGTGTGCTTTTTGAAAAAGGGCGAGACAACACGATACGCCATCTACCAACTCGCGGAGGGTGAGGCGGCCCCGGGTGAAATTCGTTTTTCCGGACTCCAGATCCCCGCCAAAGCCACGGCACGTCTGTTAGGTGTGGACGGTGAGCTGCAATGGCAATCCAAGGACGGCACCATCCGCGTTTCCCTCCCGCAGCAAGACCCGCCATCCAAGCTTGCGCTGACACTTGAGTTCAGTTGGTAA
- a CDS encoding tyrosine phenol-lyase — protein sequence MKKRSWAEPYKIKMVELLKMTSSEDRRNAIREAGYNTFLLKSEDVYIDLLTDSGTSAMSDRMWSALMMGDESYAGSRNFYHLRDTIEEYYSYQYTVPTHQGRGAEHILSQTLIKQGDYVPGNMYFTTTRLHQEMAGATFVDVIIDEAHDPRNLHPFKGNVDIAKLDALVEKVGAEKIPYICIATCVNMAGGQPISMANMKELRAWCDKHGIMIVHDMTRVADNAYFIQKNEEGYADKSIREIVLECCQLTDAATMSSKKDAMVNIGGFLAMNDEKFYQKACNMVVVFEGLHTYGGMAGRDMAALAVGIQESVCDDHIKARVGQVRYLGEQLLANGVPIVEPIGGHAVFLDAKAMLPHLPQEHFPAQSLSAALYEECGVRAMERGAVSAGRNKETGENYMPELELVRLTIPRRVYTQAHMDVTCEGVCEVMEKADQIRGLKFNYEPEVLRFFQSRFEQI from the coding sequence ATGAAAAAAAGATCATGGGCTGAGCCCTATAAGATAAAGATGGTGGAGCTTCTGAAAATGACCAGCTCCGAGGACCGGCGAAACGCCATCAGGGAAGCAGGTTACAACACCTTCCTCCTCAAAAGCGAGGATGTCTATATCGACCTCCTAACAGACTCCGGCACCTCCGCGATGAGCGACCGTATGTGGTCGGCTCTGATGATGGGCGATGAGTCCTACGCGGGGAGTCGGAATTTCTATCACCTCCGTGACACCATCGAGGAGTATTACAGCTATCAATACACCGTCCCCACCCACCAGGGCCGGGGTGCCGAGCACATTCTCTCCCAGACTCTCATCAAACAAGGTGACTACGTGCCGGGCAACATGTATTTCACCACGACCCGGCTCCACCAGGAGATGGCGGGCGCCACCTTTGTCGATGTCATTATCGATGAAGCGCACGACCCCAGAAACCTGCACCCCTTCAAAGGAAATGTCGACATCGCCAAGCTTGACGCCCTGGTTGAAAAAGTGGGTGCCGAAAAAATCCCCTACATCTGCATCGCCACCTGCGTCAATATGGCGGGGGGCCAACCCATCAGCATGGCGAACATGAAGGAACTCAGGGCCTGGTGCGATAAACACGGTATCATGATCGTGCACGATATGACCCGCGTCGCCGACAATGCGTATTTCATCCAGAAAAACGAAGAGGGCTACGCTGACAAATCGATCAGGGAGATTGTGCTCGAATGCTGCCAGCTCACAGACGCCGCCACGATGTCGTCCAAAAAGGACGCCATGGTAAACATCGGCGGTTTTCTTGCGATGAACGATGAGAAATTCTATCAGAAAGCCTGCAACATGGTGGTGGTCTTTGAAGGATTGCACACCTACGGAGGCATGGCCGGGCGCGACATGGCCGCACTGGCGGTGGGTATCCAGGAAAGTGTCTGCGATGACCATATCAAGGCCCGGGTCGGCCAGGTGAGATACCTCGGCGAACAGCTTCTGGCCAATGGCGTGCCCATCGTTGAACCCATCGGTGGCCATGCCGTTTTCCTCGACGCCAAAGCCATGCTGCCACATCTGCCGCAGGAGCATTTCCCCGCCCAGTCGCTGTCGGCGGCCCTCTACGAGGAGTGCGGCGTGCGCGCCATGGAACGCGGTGCGGTGTCGGCCGGCAGAAACAAGGAAACGGGCGAGAACTACATGCCCGAACTCGAACTTGTCCGGCTGACGATACCACGCCGGGTCTACACCCAGGCACACATGGACGTCACCTGCGAGGGCGTCTGTGAGGTGATGGAAAAAGCGGATCAAATCCGCGGGCTGAAATTCAATTACGAACCCGAGGTGCTGCGATTCTTCCAGAGTCGCTTCGAGCAGATCTGA
- the creC gene encoding two-component system sensor histidine kinase CreC, with amino-acid sequence MRLTRVTLVCLALIIGFGFYRLIVYLLDDVDAQTFQATEEVMVDTAHVMAGMMESQIKEGRPDQETLRDAFANAQRHTLKARIHNHTKTTIGLNAYLTDAKGTVLFDSDNARREGRDLSQYNDVLRTLNGKYGARSSREDEKNPHSSILYVAAPVRSGDEIVAVLTVYKAQADVLTFITDRRRDILSATILIGGGVILLTGAVFIWLFQPVGRLTDYAQAISRGERAPMPELGKGREVNTLGKALFDMRETLEGRRYVENYVSTLTHELKSPLAAIKGAAELLDEEMPAEKRQRFLQNIQRETARSESLVRDLLQLAELERKPHLENQRKLHFSNICQEIVDETQVRLDEKNLTLDAHITPAIELTGDAMVLKLAIGNLLENAIGYSPDGGRITLALSRVDDQALVRIDDQGPGIPDYAVDRAFEHFYSLPRPGSDHKGTGLGLPLVREAAKLHDGTCKLENLPAGGCRATLTLPVA; translated from the coding sequence ATGCGACTCACCCGCGTCACCCTCGTCTGCCTTGCCCTCATCATCGGCTTCGGGTTTTACCGCTTGATTGTCTACTTGCTCGACGATGTCGACGCCCAGACGTTCCAGGCCACCGAGGAGGTGATGGTCGATACCGCCCACGTCATGGCCGGTATGATGGAAAGCCAGATCAAGGAGGGCAGGCCGGACCAGGAAACCCTCCGCGACGCCTTCGCCAACGCCCAGCGACACACGCTCAAGGCAAGGATCCACAACCACACCAAAACCACCATCGGCCTCAACGCCTACCTGACGGATGCCAAGGGTACCGTGCTGTTCGACTCCGACAACGCCCGGCGCGAAGGCCGGGATCTCTCGCAATACAACGATGTCCTGCGCACCCTGAATGGAAAATACGGCGCCCGCTCGTCCCGCGAGGATGAAAAGAATCCACACAGCTCCATCCTCTACGTCGCGGCCCCGGTGCGGTCGGGTGATGAAATCGTCGCCGTGCTCACCGTTTACAAAGCGCAGGCTGACGTGCTCACTTTTATCACCGACCGCCGCCGTGACATCCTCTCCGCGACGATCCTGATCGGCGGCGGTGTCATCCTGCTAACAGGTGCCGTGTTCATCTGGCTGTTTCAACCCGTTGGTCGGCTGACCGACTACGCACAGGCGATCTCACGGGGCGAGCGGGCACCCATGCCGGAACTGGGCAAAGGCCGTGAGGTCAATACCCTCGGCAAGGCGCTCTTCGATATGCGCGAAACCCTCGAGGGCAGACGTTATGTCGAAAACTATGTCTCCACCCTGACCCACGAACTGAAAAGCCCTCTCGCGGCGATCAAAGGGGCTGCGGAATTGCTCGATGAGGAGATGCCCGCCGAAAAAAGGCAGCGGTTCCTGCAGAATATCCAACGTGAAACCGCACGGAGCGAAAGCCTCGTCCGCGATCTGCTCCAACTGGCCGAACTCGAGCGCAAACCGCATCTGGAAAACCAGCGCAAACTCCATTTTTCTAACATCTGCCAGGAAATCGTCGACGAAACCCAGGTGCGCCTGGACGAAAAAAACCTCACGCTCGATGCCCACATCACCCCCGCCATCGAACTAACAGGTGACGCCATGGTGCTTAAGCTCGCCATCGGCAACCTTCTCGAAAACGCCATCGGATACTCACCCGACGGAGGCCGGATCACACTCGCACTCTCACGCGTCGACGACCAGGCCCTTGTCCGGATCGACGACCAGGGGCCCGGCATTCCCGACTATGCCGTGGACCGCGCCTTCGAGCACTTCTACTCGCTGCCACGCCCCGGAAGCGACCACAAAGGCACCGGGCTCGGCCTGCCGCTCGTGCGCGAGGCCGCCAAGCTACACGATGGCACCTGCAAGCTCGAAAACCTCCCCGCAGGCGGTTGCCGGGCGACGCTTACGCTCCCGGTTGCGTAG